The DNA sequence GGCATCTCTGAAAGACACAATGTCGGCCCCCTTCGAAGGTCCGTGCATGCACGAGGCTCTCTTCGATGATGCCTTCTTGAAAGACACCGGAGTCGAGACGCTCGACTTTGCGAAAGCCATGATCGACGAGGGCTATCACCCCATGACCATGTACTTCCCGCTGGTGGTTCATGGCGCCATGCTTGTGGAGCCGACGGAGAGCGAGTCGAAAGACAGCCTTGATCTCTTTATCGACACGCTGGCGGATCTCGCCAAAAGCGCAAAAGAGGGGGATGTAGAGCGTTTCTCCGGGGCGCCCTACCTCGCACCTATGCGTCGGCTGGACGAGACACAGGCAGCGCGCAAGCCGGTGCTCACCTGGTCCCCGCCGGCTCCCGCTCAAGCCGCAGAATAAGACACAAACAAAAAGGCCCGGGTTTCTGGGCCTTTTTTAGGTTTCATTCTTGTCACTCTTGACAAGTTTGATGTCAGACCCCATTCTTGTCAAAGATGACAAGAATGGGGTGCCTCATGGCCCGCGCAAAGATTGAAGATGAACGCAAGGAACAGATCCTCAAGGCCTTTGAGGCCTGCGTGATCCGTCACGGTCTGGCGAAAACCACCCTGCAAAAGGTGGCCGATGAAGCCGGTCTGCCGAGAAGCCTTGTTCGATACTTTGTTGGCAATCGGGATTCCATGGTCGATCTGCTGATCGCGCGGATGATTGATCGGGGGGAGGCAACCCTTGCGGACGCACAGCAGGCGGGCAGAGCCAATACTCTCAACGATCTCATCGATACAGTGTTTGAGCGAACCTTCGGCGATGAAACATCAAACAATGTGGTTGGTGAGCTTTGGTACCTGGCACAACGTGACGTGACGATCAGGTCCAGACTGGCCGATATGTACGGACGGATCACAGACGCCCTCGTCGCGCAGATGACCATCGAAGAGATTGGTCCTGGTATGGCAGAGCGCGAAGATGTGGCGCATGCCTTGCTCTCTCTGGCTTACGGCGACGCTAGTTTTATCGATGTTGGTCTCTCCAAACCAAATTCAATTTCTTCCAGGCGTTTAGCGGATGCTCTCGTTTCCGAGCTTGCCGCCACGTCGAAATTCTAACGTCTATTTCAGAAAGGAAATGACATGAAAAAGATCCTATTGGGCGGACTGGCCCTTGTAGTCGTCGTCGCCGCTGGCGCTGGCCTCTATTTCAAGCGTGAGATTGATAGAGCCTCATTTGCAGCGGGCCTGTTTAACGGTGCTGAGCAATATGAAAACTTCAACCGGATGGCAGAACTCTATCCCGTCAATACGATGACGGCATCTGAGACACCTTTCGATTTCCCTGAAGGGGCAGAAGCGGCATTGCCAACAAGCTTCACCTACAAGGGTGTTACGGTCGACACTGAAACGTTCCTCTCTGAAACAGACACAAGTGCTGTTCTGGTCATCAAAGACGGTGTTGTCCGCACGGAGCGATACATGCTCACTGGTGGACGGGACGTCAATTGGATGTCCATGTCAGTGGCCAAGAGCTTCGTGTCGGCTGCAGTCGGAATTGCGGTTGAAGAAGGCCACATCACAAGTATAGAAGAGCCAATCACCAAATACGCGCCATCCCTGGTCGGTTCCGCCTATGACAATGTACGCATCAAAGATGTCTTACAAATGTCATCGGGAGCTGCATGGAGTGAAGACTATAACGATCCTGAATCCGACATTAATCGCTTTGGTCGGATCATGGCGCTTGGTGGGTCTTTCAACGAGTTCGCGGCAACATTGAAACGCGAATACGAGCCTGGAACCCACAATCACTACAATTCCACCGACACGCAGGTGCTGGGTATGCTGTTGGTGAACGCAACGGGCCGGACCATGGCGGATTACATGGAGGAGAAGCTCTGGAAGCCGCTCGGCATGGAATCCGACGCCTATTGGCTCCTCGATAGTGCGGGAATGGAAATGGCATTCGCTGGACTAAACGCCACTGCGCGGGATTACGCAAAACTGGGTGAGCTCTATCGTCTTGGGGGCAATTGGAATGGCACACAGATCGTGCCCGAGGAGTGGGTACGTGCGTCAGTTACGCCTGATGCACCGCATCTAATGCCTGAGGCAAAAACAGATGACATATTCCCAGTTGGTTACGGCTATCAATGGTGGGTACCTGCGAGTACGGAAGGCGAGTATTCCGCCATCGGCATCTACAACCAGTTCATCTATGTGAACCCGACCCGCAACCTGGTGATCGTCAAACTGTCCGCAAACAGCGACTATGCATCGACATTGGACGAAAGCTCATACCGTGAGATGGAGACGATTGAATTTTTCCGGGCGATTGCAGATCAGCTGTAAACGACACCTGCGAATCGGATAGATTCGATAAGGCACCTCTCATCACCGGGAGGTGCCTTTTTCGTGAGGTCCCGCATGACAGAAGCTGAGTTATTGGAAATCGCCTGCCGCAACGAGAGCAACAAGGTGATTCTTGAACGTCTTCCTGAGCTTGGCTTGAACGACGCCTGGCTTGTTTCCGGCAGTCTCTTTCAAACCGTCTGGAATGTGCTCACTGACCGCTCACTGACCCACGGGATCAAAGACTATGACATTTTCTATTTTGACCCCGACACGTCCTGGGACGCCGAAGATGCTGTGATCAAACGTGGGCAGGCGCTGTTTGAGGACCTGGGCGTTGATATTGAGTTTCGAAACCAGGCCCGCGTCCATCTTTGGTATGAGGAGAAGCACGACATCTCCTATCCGCCTCTAAAGACATCGTGCGAGGGCATCGACCGTTTCCTCGCCATTGGCAACATGGTCGCCATTCAGCCGC is a window from the Rhodobiaceae bacterium genome containing:
- a CDS encoding transcriptional regulator BetI, with product MARAKIEDERKEQILKAFEACVIRHGLAKTTLQKVADEAGLPRSLVRYFVGNRDSMVDLLIARMIDRGEATLADAQQAGRANTLNDLIDTVFERTFGDETSNNVVGELWYLAQRDVTIRSRLADMYGRITDALVAQMTIEEIGPGMAEREDVAHALLSLAYGDASFIDVGLSKPNSISSRRLADALVSELAATSKF
- the nylB' gene encoding 6-aminohexanoate-dimer hydrolase, with the translated sequence MKKILLGGLALVVVVAAGAGLYFKREIDRASFAAGLFNGAEQYENFNRMAELYPVNTMTASETPFDFPEGAEAALPTSFTYKGVTVDTETFLSETDTSAVLVIKDGVVRTERYMLTGGRDVNWMSMSVAKSFVSAAVGIAVEEGHITSIEEPITKYAPSLVGSAYDNVRIKDVLQMSSGAAWSEDYNDPESDINRFGRIMALGGSFNEFAATLKREYEPGTHNHYNSTDTQVLGMLLVNATGRTMADYMEEKLWKPLGMESDAYWLLDSAGMEMAFAGLNATARDYAKLGELYRLGGNWNGTQIVPEEWVRASVTPDAPHLMPEAKTDDIFPVGYGYQWWVPASTEGEYSAIGIYNQFIYVNPTRNLVIVKLSANSDYASTLDESSYREMETIEFFRAIADQL
- a CDS encoding nucleotidyltransferase, producing MTEAELLEIACRNESNKVILERLPELGLNDAWLVSGSLFQTVWNVLTDRSLTHGIKDYDIFYFDPDTSWDAEDAVIKRGQALFEDLGVDIEFRNQARVHLWYEEKHDISYPPLKTSCEGIDRFLAIGNMVAIQPLQGGERRFYVPGLEDMAVMCIRPNRAGNFVKERYDEKCARWKQFWPELTIEVA